The DNA window CGGATCGAATGGGCTGAACAGAATATGCCCGTGCTCCGGTTAATTAAAAAGAGATTTAAAAAAGAGAAACCCTTGAGTGGTTTGAAAGTCTCAGCATGCCTTCATGTGACGACAGAAACTGCCAATCTAATGGAAACGCTTAAGATAGGCGGTGCGGAGGTCTTGATCTGCGCTTCCAATCCCTTGAGTACCCAGGATGATGTCGCCGCTGCGCTGGTGGGTCATTTCGGAATCCCCACCTTTGCGATCAAAGGGGAGGATAACAAAACTTATTACGGCCATATTCAGGCGGCGCTTAATCATCGTCCCGCGATCACGATGGATGACGGTGCAGACCTGGTTTCAACCCTTCATTCGGAAAGGCCGGAGCTTCTGAAACATGTCGTAGGAGGAACCGAAGAAACGACGACGGGTGTGATCCGGTTGAGAAGTATGGCGGACAAAAAGGTACTGAAATTTCCTGTCATTTCAGTCAATGACGCTGAAACAAAACATATGTTTGACAATCGGTACGGCACGGGACAGAGCACCCTCGATGGATTTCTCCGGGCGACCAACCGGCTCGTAGCGGGATCTGTTTTTGTCGTTGCCGGATATGGCTGGTGTGGCAGAGGACTGGCTATGCGGGCCCATGGTCTGGGTGCCAGCGTCATCGTGACCGAGATTGATCCTCTGAAGGCGCTCGAAGCAGTGATGGATGGTTATCGCGTCATGCCGATGTCCGAGGCGGCCTCCCTTGGAGATTTCTTTTGTACCGTAACGGGAGATATTAATGTACTTCGGAAAGAACATTTTATGACCATGAAGGACGGCGCGATTATTGCCAATTCAGGCCATTTCAACGTTGAAATCGACATTCCGGTATTGGAAAAATTGTCTAAGAAAAAGAGGCAAATTCGCGACTTTGTCGATGAATATACTCTTCAGAGCGGACGCCGGATCAATCTGCTGGGAGAAGGAAGACTTATTAATCTCGCCTCAGCCGAAGGGCACCCTTCCTCGGTGATGGATATGAGTTTCGCGAACCAGGCCCTGTCGGCAGAATATATGGTTAAAAACGCTTCCAAGCTGGAAAAGAAAGTCTATTCTGTTCCAAAAGACATCGATAAGGAGATTGCGCGTCTTAAACTGGAAGGACTTGGAATCAGGATCGACAAGCTGACCAGGGAGCAGGAGAAGTATCTCGCCTCATGGGAA is part of the Nitrospirota bacterium genome and encodes:
- a CDS encoding adenosylhomocysteinase, whose translation is MDYDIKDIKLAEKGKLRIEWAEQNMPVLRLIKKRFKKEKPLSGLKVSACLHVTTETANLMETLKIGGAEVLICASNPLSTQDDVAAALVGHFGIPTFAIKGEDNKTYYGHIQAALNHRPAITMDDGADLVSTLHSERPELLKHVVGGTEETTTGVIRLRSMADKKVLKFPVISVNDAETKHMFDNRYGTGQSTLDGFLRATNRLVAGSVFVVAGYGWCGRGLAMRAHGLGASVIVTEIDPLKALEAVMDGYRVMPMSEAASLGDFFCTVTGDINVLRKEHFMTMKDGAIIANSGHFNVEIDIPVLEKLSKKKRQIRDFVDEYTLQSGRRINLLGEGRLINLASAEGHPSSVMDMSFANQALSAEYMVKNASKLEKKVYSVPKDIDKEIARLKLEGLGIRIDKLTREQEKYLASWEMGT